The Acidobacteriota bacterium genome includes a region encoding these proteins:
- a CDS encoding DUF4349 domain-containing protein translates to MRFASVIFCGVLLLAVVSCNRRPALSAERLNQGAITYNQGLPAATKPEARAGDDVAYFKEASGSEVPQQGQPRTQTAPSTHVPLPAVAQAFDRKIIRNANLDIELDNPADAQRQLTTIAETLGGFVVTSEARVSASNASAPGNVVTVTVRVPSTQFNAAIEKLRGLGGRILQEKISGQDVTEEYIDLEARARTQRALEAQMLDILKRAGKISDALEVQNQIATVRTEIERLEGRQRFLANQAALSTINITLHTPTPIVIATTAQGFWHQVKQAVGDGIDLASNITLGIIQFVIMLIPILLLIVLPLWLVWRLARPHVHWPKKTMAAPPSDSAAVS, encoded by the coding sequence ATGCGTTTTGCGAGCGTGATTTTTTGTGGAGTGCTTTTGCTGGCTGTTGTCAGTTGTAACAGACGACCGGCGCTGTCCGCTGAACGACTCAATCAAGGTGCCATTACATACAACCAGGGCCTGCCTGCCGCAACGAAACCAGAAGCGCGCGCGGGTGACGACGTGGCCTATTTCAAAGAAGCGTCTGGCTCCGAAGTCCCGCAACAGGGCCAACCCCGCACTCAGACTGCGCCTTCAACCCACGTTCCCCTTCCCGCTGTTGCCCAAGCCTTCGACCGCAAAATCATCCGCAACGCCAACCTCGACATCGAACTCGACAATCCCGCCGACGCGCAGCGCCAACTGACCACGATTGCCGAAACCTTGGGCGGCTTCGTCGTTACCTCGGAAGCGCGGGTCAGTGCCAGCAATGCCAGCGCGCCCGGCAATGTCGTGACCGTGACGGTGCGCGTGCCCTCAACGCAATTCAACGCGGCTATCGAAAAGCTGCGCGGTCTGGGCGGGCGCATTTTGCAGGAAAAGATTTCGGGGCAGGATGTGACCGAGGAATACATTGACCTGGAAGCCCGCGCCCGCACGCAACGCGCGCTGGAAGCGCAGATGCTCGACATTCTGAAACGCGCGGGCAAGATTTCAGACGCGCTGGAAGTGCAAAATCAAATCGCCACCGTGCGCACCGAGATCGAACGGCTGGAAGGCCGCCAACGCTTCCTGGCGAATCAGGCGGCGCTTTCGACGATCAATATCACGCTGCATACGCCCACGCCCATCGTCATCGCCACGACCGCGCAAGGGTTCTGGCATCAGGTCAAACAGGCCGTGGGCGACGGCATTGATCTGGCCTCGAATATCACGCTGGGCATCATTCAATTTGTGATTATGCTGATTCCGATTTTGTTATTGATCGTGTTGCCGCTCTGGCTGGTGTGGCGGCTGGCGCGTCCGCATGTGCATTGGCCGAAAAAGACGATGGCGGCGCCTCCAAGTGATTCGGCGGCGGTGAGTTGA
- a CDS encoding MFS transporter, whose amino-acid sequence MSRTILYALTFIALGLITASLGPTLPALAEFTGTTTSQISWLFVARSTGTITGALVLGKLYDRAAGHPLLAGALCTAAAALALVTQLRWLGLLWPVFVLVGLASSMVNVGSHALIARAHGTRVGPHLSFIHFAYGVGGLAAPLLAKPFAGRVDAVWWTYGALAGFVVLTALPLGAVASPPPPPHAHQRAQAIVMDRTIVLLLLFFFLEVSAEGSISGWIFTYATLRGVSTETAFYVNSAFWAAFTLGRLAGIPLALRFSERRIVTAHLLGWLALLALVLSWSNATAALWLCAVGSGLAMAPVYPAMMAWTQRTFHLSGRLAGWVLVASALGAMALPWMIGQLFERSGAQVLLWLVGADLLATLAALAWLLRHIRQQAAEAVTPSAAELLPDIYEP is encoded by the coding sequence ATGAGCCGCACCATTCTGTATGCACTTACCTTTATCGCGTTAGGCTTAATTACAGCTTCCTTGGGGCCGACGCTGCCTGCGTTGGCTGAATTCACCGGCACGACGACCAGCCAGATCAGTTGGCTGTTTGTCGCCCGTTCCACCGGCACCATCACCGGGGCGTTGGTGCTTGGCAAGCTTTATGACCGGGCGGCGGGGCATCCGCTCCTGGCGGGCGCATTGTGCACCGCGGCAGCCGCGCTGGCGCTGGTGACGCAATTACGCTGGCTGGGCTTGCTGTGGCCTGTTTTTGTGCTGGTCGGCCTGGCTTCGTCAATGGTCAACGTCGGCAGTCACGCGCTGATCGCGCGCGCGCACGGCACGCGCGTGGGGCCGCATTTGAGCTTCATCCATTTTGCCTACGGCGTAGGCGGCTTGGCGGCCCCGCTGCTGGCCAAACCGTTTGCCGGACGCGTTGACGCGGTCTGGTGGACATACGGCGCACTAGCCGGGTTTGTCGTTCTGACCGCGTTGCCGCTCGGCGCCGTCGCCAGCCCGCCACCGCCGCCACACGCACACCAACGCGCCCAGGCCATCGTCATGGATCGAACCATCGTGTTGTTGCTGCTGTTTTTCTTTTTGGAAGTCAGCGCGGAGGGTTCCATCAGCGGCTGGATTTTCACGTATGCGACCTTGCGCGGCGTCAGCACCGAGACGGCGTTTTATGTCAATTCGGCCTTCTGGGCGGCCTTCACCTTGGGACGGCTGGCGGGCATCCCGCTGGCGCTGCGCTTTAGCGAACGCCGCATCGTGACGGCGCATTTGCTCGGCTGGCTGGCGCTGCTGGCGCTGGTGTTGAGTTGGTCAAACGCCACGGCCGCATTGTGGCTTTGCGCCGTCGGTTCGGGCCTGGCGATGGCCCCGGTCTATCCGGCAATGATGGCGTGGACGCAACGCACCTTCCATCTGTCGGGGCGTCTCGCAGGCTGGGTATTGGTCGCCTCGGCCCTGGGCGCGATGGCCCTGCCGTGGATGATCGGTCAACTCTTTGAGCGCAGTGGCGCGCAAGTCTTGTTATGGCTGGTGGGCGCTGATTTGTTGGCGACGCTGGCGGCGCTGGCCTGGTTGTTACGGCACATACGACAGCAGGCGGCTGAAGCGGTGACGCCTTCCGCCGCTGAACTCCTGCCCGACATTTACGAGCCTTGA
- a CDS encoding DUF3052 domain-containing protein, whose product MAGYSGTPLPKKLGIKEKHRVALVNAPVGFAATLGTLPAAVEIVKQMRAPLDVIVFFTKSESELWKRFGELAAKLSPAGGLWVAWPKRAAGVATDVTETVVRRVGLESGLVDNKVCAIDETWSGLRFVIRVKDR is encoded by the coding sequence ATGGCTGGTTATTCAGGCACGCCCTTGCCGAAAAAATTGGGCATCAAAGAAAAGCACCGCGTGGCGCTCGTGAATGCGCCCGTTGGTTTCGCGGCGACACTGGGCACATTGCCCGCCGCAGTCGAAATCGTGAAGCAGATGCGCGCGCCGTTGGATGTCATCGTCTTCTTCACCAAAAGCGAAAGCGAGTTATGGAAGCGTTTTGGTGAACTGGCGGCCAAGCTCAGCCCGGCGGGCGGGCTGTGGGTTGCCTGGCCCAAGCGGGCTGCGGGTGTGGCGACAGACGTGACGGAAACTGTCGTGCGGCGCGTGGGCTTGGAATCGGGCTTGGTGGACAACAAAGTTTGCGCGATTGACGAGACCTGGTCGGGCCTGCGCTTCGTCATTCGCGTTAAAGACCGGTAA
- a CDS encoding penicillin acylase family protein has protein sequence MKLFRFALLAFLLAALAWPQAFAPSAQADTKAKAQNTSLAKVAQSVTIYRDTWGVPHVYGPTDYSVMFGFIYAQCEDNFWQVEDSYIQTLGRASEVYGEKSLGADLTNRALEVVKLSQAEYAKLSPAMKQLCQAVSDGYNYFLEKNPQVKPRLLTKLEPWAVVAFERFAEYQLFIYRRAGIKEAETLAAIPEVGAKTAQLLPNPQSASRQPQAEEENDVWNAGLVGSNTWAITPQKSATGHAMLFINPHQPFFGPGQWIEGHIHSATGWNLSGASFPGSPFPTVGHNENMGWSHTVNTPDIYDVWEEQFDDPAKPLNYKYGSGYRTATEWTDSIQIKTDSGVVTKTFKFRKTHHGPVMGIRNGKPLTVRMAMYEEGGQMEQRFAMGHAQNLKEFKAAMSKTAVPMFNTMYADRAGNIWYVYYGAVPRRDPQFDWSKPVDGSNPKTEWQGYHKLEELPQVENPSTGWAQNCNATPFLATAEGSKDNPDAAKFPAYMAPEKDGPRSRSSRRVLSEKAKFSFDDWAQAGFDNRCIEAETLVPLIAAEWEKLKAADAVKAEKTAEAVQMLKAWNTRIEADSVAASLFSLWAYSRAQPQARQMTKSLPFPETAVLEYVMNNIAQAWGTWRVPYSEMVRIQRVHTSGTLEKFDDNKPSLPVLGGPGEYVGTVFNFYTPFDTPIAKGLKKLYGQVGHSFVSVVEFGPQVQARSLLQFGERHDPQSKHYFDQATLYSNRQFKPAWFTLEEIKANLEAAYHPGETALANGAAKAMKAAGGK, from the coding sequence ATGAAACTCTTCCGCTTCGCCCTTCTCGCGTTTTTGCTCGCGGCCCTGGCTTGGCCGCAGGCCTTTGCCCCCAGTGCGCAGGCTGATACCAAGGCGAAAGCCCAAAACACCAGCCTCGCCAAAGTCGCGCAATCAGTCACGATTTACCGCGACACCTGGGGCGTGCCGCACGTTTACGGGCCGACCGATTACAGCGTGATGTTCGGCTTCATCTACGCGCAATGCGAAGACAATTTCTGGCAGGTCGAAGACAGCTACATTCAGACGCTGGGCCGTGCGTCTGAGGTTTATGGCGAAAAATCGCTGGGCGCTGACCTGACCAACCGCGCGCTCGAAGTCGTCAAACTCTCGCAGGCCGAATACGCCAAGCTCAGCCCGGCGATGAAACAGCTTTGTCAGGCGGTGTCGGACGGCTATAACTACTTCCTGGAAAAGAACCCGCAGGTCAAACCGCGCCTGCTGACCAAGCTGGAACCGTGGGCGGTCGTGGCCTTCGAACGCTTCGCGGAATATCAACTTTTCATATACCGCCGCGCCGGTATCAAAGAGGCCGAGACGCTCGCAGCGATCCCCGAAGTCGGTGCAAAGACCGCGCAGCTTCTTCCAAATCCGCAATCCGCCAGCCGCCAGCCGCAAGCGGAAGAAGAGAACGATGTCTGGAATGCCGGGCTGGTCGGTTCCAACACCTGGGCGATCACGCCGCAAAAGAGTGCAACCGGCCACGCGATGCTGTTCATCAATCCGCACCAGCCCTTTTTCGGCCCCGGCCAGTGGATCGAAGGCCACATCCACAGCGCGACGGGTTGGAATCTTTCAGGTGCGTCGTTTCCCGGTTCGCCCTTCCCGACCGTCGGCCACAACGAGAACATGGGTTGGAGCCACACCGTCAACACGCCCGACATTTACGACGTGTGGGAAGAGCAATTCGACGATCCGGCCAAGCCGCTCAATTACAAATACGGCAGCGGCTACCGCACCGCGACCGAATGGACGGATAGCATTCAAATCAAAACCGACAGTGGCGTCGTGACCAAAACCTTCAAATTCCGCAAGACGCATCACGGCCCGGTGATGGGGATTCGCAATGGCAAGCCGCTGACGGTGCGGATGGCGATGTACGAAGAAGGCGGTCAGATGGAACAGCGCTTCGCGATGGGCCACGCGCAAAACCTGAAAGAGTTCAAAGCCGCGATGAGCAAGACCGCCGTGCCCATGTTCAACACGATGTACGCCGACCGCGCGGGCAACATCTGGTACGTCTATTACGGCGCAGTGCCGCGCCGCGACCCGCAATTCGATTGGTCGAAACCCGTGGACGGCAGCAATCCGAAAACCGAATGGCAGGGCTACCACAAACTCGAAGAGTTGCCGCAAGTCGAGAACCCCTCGACCGGCTGGGCGCAAAACTGCAACGCCACGCCCTTCCTGGCGACGGCGGAAGGCAGCAAAGACAATCCCGACGCCGCCAAGTTCCCCGCTTATATGGCCCCTGAAAAAGACGGCCCGCGTTCGCGCAGTTCGCGCCGCGTGCTGAGCGAAAAAGCCAAATTCAGTTTTGATGACTGGGCGCAGGCGGGTTTTGACAACCGCTGCATCGAGGCCGAAACGCTGGTGCCATTGATCGCTGCCGAATGGGAAAAGCTGAAAGCCGCCGACGCGGTCAAGGCCGAAAAGACGGCTGAGGCCGTGCAGATGCTGAAAGCCTGGAATACCCGCATCGAAGCAGATTCGGTCGCCGCGTCGCTGTTCTCGCTGTGGGCGTACTCGCGCGCGCAACCGCAAGCCAGGCAGATGACCAAGTCGCTGCCCTTCCCCGAAACCGCCGTGCTCGAATACGTGATGAACAACATCGCGCAAGCCTGGGGCACCTGGCGCGTCCCGTATAGCGAGATGGTGCGCATCCAGCGCGTGCACACGAGCGGCACGTTGGAAAAATTCGATGACAACAAACCCAGCCTGCCCGTGCTGGGCGGTCCTGGCGAGTACGTCGGCACGGTGTTTAACTTTTACACGCCTTTTGACACGCCGATTGCGAAGGGCTTGAAGAAGCTTTACGGGCAAGTCGGGCACTCGTTCGTCAGCGTCGTCGAATTCGGGCCGCAGGTGCAGGCGCGTTCGCTGCTGCAATTCGGCGAGCGCCATGACCCGCAATCGAAGCATTATTTCGATCAGGCCACGTTGTATTCCAACCGCCAATTCAAACCGGCCTGGTTCACGCTGGAAGAGATCAAGGCAAATCTCGAAGCCGCGTATCACCCAGGTGAAACGGCTTTGGCGAATGGCGCGGCCAAGGCAATGAAAGCGGCGGGCGGAAAATAA
- a CDS encoding tetratricopeptide repeat protein, which translates to MIIAIQKLALPFLLFSCLTIALATAQEAPAPAAKGKSKKAKDANTPQAVKLSKSKPVEGTLTAGQTQTYRLKLKANYFVSLAVEPQTSPLSIAVLAPTGERLIETKRKSGEKAAQPVSFIADSAGEYMLELHSTENEIGEGAKQAAGKETKAAYHLAIAERRAATAADRTRLAADRLLREAKQLRADKKPEALPSAREKLLAALKLRHEAQERAGEAVVLHELGEVASELKEFKEALDYFQQELKLRQELNDRKGSADATEAMGEVHNANGQFRAAIPVLTQAKTLFHELGESKEEGITTTNIAIAHFQLREYQQANEAYEQALPLTRAAQDRATETAVLYQMGRVQEALGKPELALDAYNQLLAAHRADKDQAGEANMLYELGEFFYVIGKWAEARDQFLLALPLLHELKKDGQEAMTLNYLGVVNKSLGEKQTALDYYDKALARSRELKNQRLEATVISNVGALYNSFGERKKALAQYDEALLLRRAVKDKNGEANTLNNMATVYADLGENQRALDCYQAALAHWRTTTQQRNEAITLQNIGQTYDRLGEKQLAFEHFQQALAVAQKLKLLPVLAPTLTNIGSLYLSLGDREQALQYYQQALALTREMGAKTFEAETLHVLGYWYYEAGEREQAREIFSEDLKLWRTLQDKGGESNTLAATGFVERELGHTDKALEILTQALALHREVGNRGGQADTLSHLALTYRVLNQPAQARAALADALALARDISDPSREINTRYQLARLNAEEGQLDEARTQLEAALGLVETVRTKVASQDLRASYFATAQKYYDLYIDVLMRQHEENKDGGFDGQALQAAERARARGLLDSLNEAGANIRSGVDAGLLARESNLQQRINKWADALTLARTDERVAEAKRELDALYVEYRDVQTQIRQNSPRYAALTQPQPLALADIQKQVLDDDTVLLEFALGEQRSYLWAVTPRTIHSFTLPNRAELETAAQRLYQLLTARDTKQRLTNPVQVNGRDATPAEADAAYWREAEPLSRALLGPIATQLRGVWKDKRLLIVADGALQFLPFSALPLPKDEGGRMKDERRTRVAQKRRTAPHPSSLIPHPLVLDHEIVSLPSASTMSVLRQELKGRQPASGAVAVIADPVFESGDERVKAHVGAPAAKADEPAAATNLTRALFLKKLGTQGGRIPRLPATRDEAERIVAAASGAAASGAAASGAAASGAATPKSVDNDVFRALDFQANRATATSGELGRYRIVHLATHAYFDSERPELSAILLSLVDENGQPQDGFLRAHEVYNFNLPAELVVLSACETGLGKQVRGEGLIGLTRGFMYAGAARVAVTLWAVSDKGTSELMARFYRNLLQDKQRPAAALRAAQIALWQEQRWQAPYYWAPFVLQGEWR; encoded by the coding sequence ATGATTATTGCCATCCAAAAACTCGCCTTGCCGTTTTTGTTGTTTTCCTGCTTGACCATTGCGTTGGCGACTGCGCAAGAAGCGCCAGCACCTGCCGCCAAAGGCAAAAGTAAGAAAGCGAAAGACGCCAACACGCCACAGGCCGTGAAGCTCAGCAAGAGCAAACCGGTCGAGGGCACGCTAACCGCCGGCCAAACGCAAACGTACCGGCTCAAGCTCAAGGCCAACTATTTCGTCAGCCTCGCGGTCGAACCGCAAACTTCGCCACTCAGCATTGCCGTGCTCGCGCCCACAGGCGAACGCCTAATCGAGACCAAACGCAAAAGCGGTGAGAAGGCCGCCCAACCGGTTTCCTTCATTGCCGACAGCGCGGGCGAATACATGCTTGAGCTACACTCCACCGAAAACGAGATTGGCGAAGGAGCCAAGCAAGCGGCTGGCAAAGAAACAAAAGCCGCCTATCACCTGGCTATCGCCGAACGCCGCGCCGCCACCGCCGCTGATCGCACACGGCTGGCCGCCGACCGGCTCTTGCGCGAGGCCAAGCAGTTGCGCGCTGACAAGAAACCCGAAGCATTGCCGTCCGCGCGCGAAAAACTGCTGGCCGCGCTCAAGCTGCGCCACGAGGCGCAGGAACGCGCGGGCGAAGCTGTCGTCCTGCATGAACTCGGCGAAGTCGCCAGCGAGTTGAAAGAGTTCAAAGAAGCACTCGATTACTTTCAGCAGGAACTCAAGTTGCGGCAGGAACTCAACGACCGCAAGGGCAGCGCCGACGCCACCGAAGCAATGGGCGAAGTCCACAACGCCAACGGTCAGTTCCGCGCAGCCATCCCCGTGCTGACGCAAGCCAAAACGCTTTTCCACGAACTTGGCGAGAGCAAAGAAGAAGGCATCACGACGACCAACATCGCCATCGCCCATTTCCAACTGCGTGAATATCAACAGGCCAACGAAGCTTACGAACAGGCGCTGCCGCTGACGCGCGCCGCCCAAGACCGCGCGACTGAGACCGCCGTGCTTTATCAAATGGGCCGCGTGCAAGAAGCGTTAGGCAAACCGGAACTCGCGCTCGACGCTTATAACCAATTGCTGGCCGCGCACCGCGCCGACAAAGATCAGGCGGGCGAAGCCAATATGCTTTACGAACTGGGCGAATTCTTTTACGTCATCGGCAAATGGGCCGAGGCGCGCGACCAGTTTTTGCTGGCCTTGCCGCTGCTGCACGAATTGAAAAAAGACGGGCAGGAAGCGATGACGCTCAACTATCTGGGCGTCGTCAACAAATCGCTCGGCGAGAAACAGACAGCACTCGATTATTACGACAAGGCGCTCGCCCGCAGCCGTGAACTCAAAAACCAACGCTTGGAAGCGACCGTCATCAGCAACGTCGGCGCGCTCTATAATTCATTCGGCGAACGCAAAAAAGCGCTGGCGCAATACGATGAGGCGCTGCTCTTGCGCCGCGCCGTCAAAGACAAAAACGGCGAGGCCAACACGCTGAACAATATGGCGACCGTCTATGCCGACCTGGGCGAGAACCAACGCGCGCTGGATTGTTATCAAGCAGCGCTGGCGCATTGGCGCACGACCACGCAACAGCGCAACGAAGCCATCACACTGCAAAACATCGGGCAAACCTACGACCGGCTGGGCGAGAAGCAATTGGCCTTCGAGCATTTTCAGCAAGCGTTGGCGGTCGCCCAAAAGCTAAAGCTGCTGCCCGTGCTGGCCCCCACGCTCACCAACATCGGTTCGCTCTATCTTTCGCTCGGCGACCGCGAACAGGCGTTGCAGTATTACCAGCAGGCGCTGGCCTTGACGCGCGAGATGGGCGCGAAGACGTTTGAGGCCGAAACGCTGCACGTGCTCGGCTATTGGTATTACGAAGCGGGCGAACGCGAACAGGCGCGCGAGATTTTCAGCGAGGACTTGAAACTCTGGCGCACGCTGCAAGACAAGGGCGGCGAATCGAACACGCTGGCCGCCACCGGCTTTGTCGAACGCGAACTGGGGCACACCGACAAGGCGCTGGAAATTCTCACGCAGGCGCTGGCGCTGCACCGCGAAGTCGGCAATCGCGGTGGTCAGGCCGACACGCTCTCGCATCTGGCGTTGACCTATCGCGTGTTGAACCAGCCCGCGCAGGCGCGCGCGGCGTTGGCCGATGCGCTGGCGCTCGCCCGCGACATCAGCGATCCCAGCCGCGAGATCAATACGCGCTATCAACTGGCGCGGCTCAATGCCGAAGAGGGTCAACTCGACGAAGCCCGCACGCAACTCGAAGCCGCGCTCGGGTTGGTTGAAACCGTGCGCACCAAAGTCGCCAGCCAGGATTTGCGCGCCTCCTATTTCGCCACCGCGCAAAAGTACTACGACCTTTACATTGACGTGCTGATGCGCCAGCACGAAGAGAACAAAGACGGCGGCTTCGACGGCCAGGCCTTGCAGGCCGCCGAACGGGCGCGCGCGCGCGGACTGCTGGACAGCTTGAATGAAGCGGGCGCGAACATTCGCAGTGGCGTGGACGCCGGATTGCTGGCGCGCGAAAGCAATCTGCAACAACGCATCAACAAATGGGCCGATGCGCTGACGCTGGCGCGCACCGATGAACGAGTCGCCGAAGCCAAGCGCGAACTCGATGCGCTTTATGTCGAGTACCGCGACGTGCAAACGCAGATTCGGCAAAACAGTCCGCGTTATGCCGCGCTGACGCAACCGCAGCCGTTGGCGCTGGCCGACATTCAAAAGCAGGTGCTGGACGACGACACCGTGCTCTTGGAATTCGCGCTCGGCGAGCAGCGCAGCTATCTCTGGGCCGTCACGCCGCGCACCATTCACAGTTTCACACTACCCAACCGCGCCGAACTCGAGACCGCCGCTCAACGGCTTTATCAGCTACTGACAGCGCGCGACACCAAACAGCGCCTGACCAACCCGGTGCAAGTGAATGGCCGCGACGCCACGCCCGCCGAAGCGGACGCCGCGTACTGGCGCGAGGCCGAACCGCTCAGCCGCGCGCTGCTCGGCCCCATCGCGACGCAGTTGCGCGGCGTATGGAAAGACAAACGCCTCTTGATCGTGGCCGATGGCGCGTTGCAGTTTTTGCCGTTCAGCGCGCTGCCGCTGCCGAAGGATGAAGGTGGAAGGATGAAGGATGAAAGGCGAACGCGGGTTGCGCAAAAACGCCGTACCGCCCCTCATCCTTCATCCCTCATCCCTCATCCCTTAGTCCTCGATCACGAAATCGTTTCCCTGCCCTCGGCTTCGACGATGAGCGTGTTGCGGCAGGAATTGAAAGGGCGGCAACCTGCCTCAGGCGCGGTCGCGGTGATCGCTGATCCGGTGTTTGAATCCGGCGATGAACGTGTCAAAGCGCACGTGGGTGCGCCAGCCGCCAAGGCGGATGAACCGGCGGCCGCAACCAATCTGACGCGCGCGCTGTTTTTGAAAAAGCTCGGCACACAAGGAGGCCGCATCCCGCGCCTGCCCGCCACACGTGACGAAGCCGAACGCATCGTTGCTGCTGCCTCTGGGGCCGCTGCCTCTGGGGCCGCTGCCTCTGGGGCCGCCGCCTCTGGGGCCGCCACGCCAAAGAGTGTGGACAACGACGTCTTTCGCGCGCTGGATTTTCAGGCGAATCGGGCGACGGCGACTTCGGGCGAATTGGGCCGCTATCGCATCGTGCATTTGGCGACGCACGCCTATTTCGACAGCGAACGGCCCGAGCTTTCGGCGATCCTGCTTTCGCTGGTGGATGAAAACGGCCAACCGCAGGACGGTTTTTTGCGCGCGCACGAAGTCTACAATTTCAATCTGCCAGCGGAACTGGTCGTGCTGAGCGCGTGCGAAACGGGGCTGGGCAAACAGGTGCGCGGCGAAGGGCTGATCGGTTTGACGCGCGGCTTTATGTACGCCGGGGCCGCGCGCGTCGCCGTTACATTGTGGGCCGTCAGCGACAAAGGCACGTCGGAACTGATGGCCCGCTTTTATCGCAATCTCTTGCAAGACAAACAACGCCCCGCCGCCGCCTTGCGCGCGGCCCAGATCGCGCTCTGGCAAGAGCAACGCTGGCAAGCCCCGTATTACTGGGCGCCGTTTGTGTTGCAGGGCGAATGGCGCTGA
- a CDS encoding sulfatase, translating to MQSFINSRAALVLIALCVCGWLMPARQTVAKRPPNFVIIFADDLGYADIGSFGAKGYQTPNLDRMAREGVRLTNFYVAQAVCSASRTALLTGCYPNRVSILGALNHTAQYGINASEMLIPEVLKAPNAGTSYASAIFGKWHLGHHPQFLPTHNGFDEYFGLPYSNDMWPKNPAAVGINYPDLPLYEGDQVIKRDPDQTQLTTWYTEHAVSFIERHKDQPFFLYVPHSMPHVPLFVSDKFKGKSGGGLYGDVIAEIDWSVGQILAALKRLNLDNNTLVIFTSDNGPWHLYGDHGGSAGPLRGYKATMFEGGVREPFIARWPGHIKAGSVNQTPAMTIDLLPTLAKLAGAAVPTDRIIDGRDIWPLLSGNKSAQPPHEVLYFYWGRELQAVRSGKWKLHLPHPYVEHIPANGGERGKVVSKELELSLFDLEKDQGETTNVAAQQPAVVKRLLEYAEQARADLGDSLTKREGKNVRPAGQLAAAAK from the coding sequence ATGCAATCATTCATCAACTCACGGGCCGCGCTGGTGCTCATCGCGCTGTGCGTCTGCGGCTGGCTGATGCCTGCCCGGCAAACAGTGGCCAAACGCCCGCCCAATTTCGTCATCATCTTTGCCGACGATCTGGGCTATGCCGACATCGGCAGTTTTGGCGCAAAAGGCTATCAGACGCCGAACCTTGACCGGATGGCGCGCGAAGGCGTGCGGCTCACCAATTTTTATGTCGCGCAGGCCGTCTGCTCGGCTTCGCGCACGGCCTTGCTGACGGGCTGTTATCCCAATCGCGTGAGCATACTGGGGGCGCTCAATCACACGGCGCAATACGGCATCAATGCGAGTGAAATGCTTATTCCTGAAGTGCTCAAGGCGCCCAATGCAGGAACAAGCTACGCCTCGGCCATTTTCGGCAAATGGCATCTGGGCCATCACCCGCAGTTTTTGCCGACGCACAACGGCTTCGATGAATACTTCGGACTGCCGTACTCAAATGATATGTGGCCGAAGAATCCGGCGGCGGTGGGCATCAATTATCCCGATCTGCCGCTTTACGAAGGCGACCAGGTTATCAAACGCGATCCCGACCAAACGCAACTGACCACCTGGTACACCGAACATGCCGTCAGCTTCATCGAGCGCCACAAGGATCAGCCATTCTTTTTGTACGTGCCGCACTCGATGCCGCACGTGCCCTTGTTCGTCTCTGATAAATTCAAAGGCAAGAGCGGCGGCGGGCTGTATGGCGATGTGATTGCCGAAATTGACTGGTCGGTGGGGCAAATTCTGGCGGCGCTGAAACGATTGAATCTGGATAACAACACGCTGGTCATTTTCACTTCGGACAACGGGCCGTGGCATCTCTATGGCGATCACGGCGGTTCGGCGGGGCCGTTGCGTGGCTATAAAGCCACGATGTTTGAAGGCGGCGTGCGCGAACCATTCATCGCGCGCTGGCCCGGCCACATCAAGGCCGGCAGCGTCAATCAGACGCCCGCAATGACGATTGACTTATTGCCGACGCTGGCCAAGCTGGCGGGCGCAGCCGTCCCCACTGACCGCATCATTGACGGACGCGACATCTGGCCGCTGCTTTCCGGCAACAAAAGCGCACAGCCGCCGCACGAGGTTCTGTATTTTTATTGGGGCCGCGAATTGCAGGCCGTGCGCAGCGGCAAATGGAAGCTGCATTTGCCGCATCCCTATGTCGAACACATTCCCGCCAATGGTGGCGAACGCGGTAAGGTTGTCAGCAAAGAACTCGAACTGTCACTCTTCGATCTGGAAAAGGATCAAGGCGAAACGACCAATGTGGCCGCGCAACAACCAGCGGTGGTCAAACGCTTGTTGGAATACGCCGAACAGGCACGCGCCGATTTGGGCGATTCGCTAACCAAACGTGAGGGCAAAAACGTGCGACCAGCGGGGCAATTGGCCGCCGCCGCGAAATAA